The Tepidibacter aestuarii genome contains a region encoding:
- a CDS encoding DVU_1553 family AMP-dependent CoA ligase — translation MKNTVYEKWIEKCILGEDADKNMTLEDLRKYQLDRVRRAMDYAKKNSLFYKNLLKNINLNEINNFNDFSKIPFTLPEDLRIRSQDFLCVPQHMISRIVTLKTSGTTGKQKRVFFTENDLEKTIDFFYNGMQYLVSKGDCVLILMPGQSYGSIGDLLKKALERLGCKGIVLGPVNDSFKVLELMKNKKIDCIVGIPIQVLNLAKVKMDNKEYDKISLKSILLSADHVPNNIKEATSKAFNCKVFTHYGMTEMGFGGGVECEHLCGYHMREADFYFEIIDPVSGKVMPLGEDGEVVFTTLTREGMPLIRYRTGDYARFINGPCKCSDVLPRMGYVTGRIEDKINISDLAISIEQLDEAMFTIEGLLDYKAFITEKDTLEIYSKSLNENKLVNKRDVEKALYSSNIGRIFKEGKLSLRYCGEIEEVEVSNGMVKRKLIDERR, via the coding sequence ATGAAAAATACTGTATATGAAAAATGGATAGAAAAATGTATTTTGGGTGAAGACGCTGATAAAAATATGACATTAGAGGATTTGAGAAAATATCAGCTTGATAGGGTAAGAAGGGCCATGGATTATGCAAAGAAAAATAGTTTGTTTTATAAGAATCTGCTAAAGAATATAAATCTAAATGAAATAAATAATTTTAATGATTTTTCAAAAATTCCATTTACTTTACCTGAAGATCTAAGGATTAGGTCACAAGATTTTTTATGCGTACCTCAACATATGATTTCTAGAATAGTTACTTTAAAAACCTCAGGTACTACAGGTAAGCAAAAACGAGTTTTTTTTACTGAAAATGATTTAGAAAAAACTATAGATTTTTTCTATAATGGAATGCAGTATCTTGTTTCAAAAGGTGATTGTGTCTTGATTTTAATGCCTGGACAAAGTTATGGTAGTATAGGTGATTTACTTAAAAAGGCACTTGAAAGATTAGGCTGTAAGGGAATAGTCTTAGGGCCTGTGAATGATTCATTTAAGGTACTAGAATTAATGAAAAATAAAAAAATTGACTGTATTGTAGGAATTCCAATACAAGTTTTAAACCTTGCTAAAGTTAAGATGGATAATAAAGAGTACGATAAGATAAGCTTAAAGAGTATACTACTAAGTGCAGATCATGTTCCAAATAATATTAAAGAAGCTACAAGTAAAGCTTTTAACTGTAAAGTATTTACTCATTATGGAATGACTGAGATGGGATTTGGCGGAGGTGTTGAATGTGAACATCTTTGTGGCTATCACATGAGAGAAGCTGATTTTTATTTTGAAATTATAGATCCCGTATCTGGTAAAGTTATGCCATTAGGAGAAGATGGAGAGGTTGTATTTACAACTCTTACACGAGAAGGTATGCCACTTATAAGGTATAGAACTGGAGATTATGCAAGGTTTATAAATGGACCTTGTAAATGTAGTGATGTTCTTCCAAGAATGGGTTATGTAACGGGAAGAATAGAGGATAAAATAAATATTAGTGACTTAGCTATAAGTATAGAACAATTAGATGAAGCTATGTTCACTATAGAAGGGCTTCTTGATTACAAGGCTTTTATAACAGAAAAGGATACATTAGAAATATATTCAAAATCATTAAATGAAAATAAGCTAGTAAATAAAAGAGATGTTGAAAAAGCTTTATACTCATCAAATATAGGTCGTATTTTTAAAGAAGGAAAACTGTCTTTAAGGTACTGTGGAGAGATTGAAGAAGTAGAAGTTAGTAATGGGATGGTAAAGCGTAAATTAATAGATGAAAGGAGATAG
- a CDS encoding DEAD/DEAH box helicase: MLHLTLNDIYNISSNESTVNKGKKYYNEGKVNTINFNKKAYGFNAIVVGKYKYDVEIKFNKNGYLDYATCECMAYYQYDGYCKHIVATLLKIYEMNNKNQFIDLKEEYITQDVLDFFTYKEVYNKVLVNLEVDYEFIHGKHGFLNDTYLSLKVGDKRLYVVKNIKQFIESIINEETLNFGKNFTFDPNIHYFKEEDNLIIDLLREIYDTEKALDEISFSFNNTSLFKGKKVYLPQSIIKNFFEIVNQIPFNANINDVKYNNMKIVNQDLDINFLLTKEKSDLKLEINTGNNIIPLVKDREYIFFNDKIHKISEYQRKNIKPFYDMLGTKNKNVIKIPKKYNERFISHVYPTIKNIGNVEVNERVEDSIYNPGLKSNIYLNKIEEGISANIKFVYGDITIDPFKIENEDNRKDDRIILRDIEKETEILSHFEDLEFKVSNKYIYLDDDDKIFDFIYNKIYLIKDIAQIYYSESFKTIKINEASSFSGGVKLKTENNLLEFKFKIEGITKSELNNIFNLIKEKKKYYKLKNDSFLPLNTDELNNLGRLVEYLDLKDLGKEDINIPKFKALYIDEYLKESNMKSIKRNLQFKELVQNIREPEDIEYNIPENMNNILREYQKFGFKWLKTLYRYGFGGILADDMGLGKTIQVLTFLLSEKLENGSSPSLIIAPTSLAYNWLSEIGKFTPNLKTVIISGSKEERKKLINDIEEYDVVITSYPLVRRDIDLYKDLFFRFCILDEAQYIKNPSSQNAKSVKEIQAQSYFALTGTPIENSLTELWSIFDFIMPGLLLSHTKFTKIFERPIVKEQDKKALKELRRYIKPFILRRLKKEVLNELPDKIESKIISQLTDDQKKIYLAYLNKIKGEIEEEINTKGIGKSHIKILSGLTRLRQICAHPSMFIENYEGDSGKLLLLEELVKENICSGHRILIFSQFTSMLNIIKNMLDENSIEYKYLDGSTNMKERGSLVNGFNEGEGKVFLISLKAGGTGLNLTGADTVIHFDPWWNPAVEDQASDRAYRIGQKDSVHVMKLITKDTIEEKIYELQEKKKKLIDSIIKPGETIISKLTEEEIKYIFDLN; the protein is encoded by the coding sequence ATGCTACATTTAACATTAAATGATATTTATAATATTTCTTCAAATGAGTCTACAGTAAATAAAGGGAAAAAATATTATAATGAAGGCAAAGTTAATACAATAAATTTTAACAAAAAAGCTTATGGATTTAACGCTATCGTTGTAGGTAAATATAAATATGATGTTGAAATTAAATTTAATAAAAATGGATATCTTGATTATGCTACTTGTGAATGTATGGCATATTACCAATATGATGGTTATTGTAAACACATAGTAGCTACATTATTAAAAATTTATGAAATGAATAATAAAAATCAATTTATAGACCTAAAAGAAGAATATATAACACAGGATGTATTAGATTTTTTTACTTATAAAGAGGTTTACAACAAGGTTTTAGTAAATCTTGAAGTAGATTATGAATTTATACATGGAAAGCATGGATTTTTAAATGATACTTATTTGAGTTTAAAAGTAGGAGATAAAAGATTATATGTGGTCAAAAATATAAAACAATTTATAGAATCTATTATAAATGAAGAAACACTGAATTTTGGTAAAAATTTTACTTTTGATCCTAATATACACTATTTTAAAGAGGAGGATAATCTTATTATAGATTTATTAAGGGAAATTTATGATACAGAAAAAGCATTAGATGAAATATCATTTTCTTTTAATAATACAAGCCTTTTTAAAGGAAAAAAAGTATATCTTCCTCAAAGTATAATTAAAAATTTTTTTGAAATAGTTAATCAAATACCATTTAATGCTAATATTAATGATGTAAAATATAATAATATGAAAATAGTTAACCAAGACTTAGATATAAACTTTTTATTAACGAAAGAAAAGAGTGATTTAAAATTAGAAATAAACACAGGAAATAATATAATACCTCTTGTAAAGGATAGAGAATATATTTTTTTTAATGATAAAATTCATAAAATATCAGAATATCAAAGGAAAAATATAAAGCCATTTTATGATATGTTAGGTACTAAAAATAAAAATGTTATTAAGATTCCTAAAAAATATAATGAAAGATTTATTTCACATGTTTATCCAACAATTAAAAATATAGGAAATGTTGAAGTTAATGAGAGGGTAGAGGATAGTATATACAATCCTGGGTTAAAATCAAATATATATTTAAATAAAATAGAAGAAGGCATTAGTGCCAATATAAAGTTTGTATATGGAGATATTACAATAGATCCTTTTAAAATTGAAAATGAAGATAATCGAAAAGATGATAGGATAATTTTAAGGGATATAGAAAAAGAAACTGAAATACTTTCTCATTTTGAAGATTTAGAATTCAAAGTAAGCAATAAATATATATATTTAGATGATGATGATAAGATATTTGATTTTATATATAATAAGATTTATTTAATAAAAGATATTGCTCAAATATATTATTCGGAAAGTTTTAAAACTATAAAAATAAATGAAGCTTCTTCATTTTCAGGAGGCGTGAAGTTAAAAACTGAAAATAATTTATTGGAATTTAAATTTAAAATAGAAGGAATAACTAAGTCAGAATTAAATAATATATTTAATTTGATTAAGGAAAAGAAAAAATATTATAAATTGAAAAATGATTCATTTTTACCTCTTAATACTGATGAATTAAATAATTTAGGAAGATTAGTTGAATATTTAGATTTAAAGGATTTAGGAAAAGAAGATATAAACATTCCTAAATTCAAAGCATTATATATTGATGAATATTTAAAAGAATCTAATATGAAATCTATAAAAAGAAATCTTCAATTTAAAGAATTAGTTCAAAATATAAGAGAGCCTGAGGACATTGAATATAATATTCCAGAAAATATGAATAATATTTTAAGGGAATATCAAAAATTTGGTTTTAAATGGTTAAAAACTTTATATAGATATGGATTTGGAGGAATTTTAGCTGATGATATGGGACTTGGAAAAACAATTCAAGTTTTAACATTTTTACTTTCTGAAAAGCTTGAAAATGGAAGTAGTCCTTCACTAATAATTGCTCCAACTTCACTTGCATATAATTGGTTATCTGAAATTGGAAAATTTACTCCGAATTTAAAAACTGTTATTATATCAGGAAGTAAAGAAGAAAGAAAAAAATTAATAAATGATATAGAGGAATATGATGTTGTGATTACCTCCTATCCCCTTGTTAGAAGAGATATAGATTTATATAAGGATTTATTTTTTAGATTTTGTATATTAGATGAAGCACAGTATATAAAAAATCCTTCATCCCAAAATGCAAAAAGTGTTAAAGAAATACAAGCTCAAAGTTATTTTGCTCTTACAGGAACACCGATTGAAAATTCTTTGACTGAGCTTTGGTCAATTTTTGATTTTATAATGCCAGGATTACTATTATCGCATACTAAATTTACTAAAATATTTGAAAGACCAATAGTTAAGGAGCAGGATAAAAAAGCTTTAAAAGAATTAAGAAGATATATAAAACCATTTATATTAAGAAGGTTGAAGAAGGAGGTTTTAAATGAACTTCCAGATAAAATTGAAAGTAAAATCATTTCTCAGCTTACAGATGATCAAAAGAAAATCTACTTAGCATATTTAAATAAAATAAAAGGAGAAATTGAAGAGGAAATAAATACAAAAGGTATTGGAAAAAGTCATATTAAGATACTTTCAGGACTAACAAGACTAAGACAAATTTGTGCACATCCGTCAATGTTTATTGAAAATTATGAAGGGGATAGTGGGAAACTTTTATTATTAGAAGAGCTTGTAAAAGAAAATATATGTAGTGGACATAGAATTTTAATATTTTCGCAATTTACATCTATGTTAAATATAATAAAGAATATGTTAGATGAAAATAGTATTGAGTATAAATATCTTGATGGTTCAACTAATATGAAAGAAAGAGGAAGTTTAGTTAATGGATTTAATGAAGGGGAAGGAAAAGTATTTCTTATTTCATTAAAAGCTGGAGGAACCGGTCTTAATTTAACTGGAGCGGATACAGTTATTCATTTTGATCCTTGGTGGAATCCTGCCGTTGAAGATCAAGCATCTGATAGAGCTTATAGAATTGGTCAAAAGGACTCTGTTCATGTTATGAAGCTAATAACTAAAGATACAATTGAAGAAAAAATTTATGAACTTCAGGAAAAGAAAAAGAAATTAATTGATTCTATAATTAAGCCTGGAGAAACTATAATTTCAAAATTAACTGAAGAAGAAATAAAATATATTTTTGATTTAAATTAA
- a CDS encoding response regulator transcription factor produces MYNILVVDDEREITDAIEIYLTNQNYKVFKGYNGKEALEIFDKENIHLIIMDIMMPVLDGSCATMKIREKSTVPIIMLSAKSEDMDKILGLNIGADDYVTKPFNPLELIARVNSNIRRYMSYSSGVKKKDNVITIGSIELNDDSKEVSIDGEAIKTTPLEYKIIHLLMSNPNKVFSIQEIYEKVWEEPAYNADTVTVHIRRIREKIEIDTKNPKYLKVVWGIGYKFEKQ; encoded by the coding sequence ATGTATAATATACTTGTTGTCGATGATGAGAGAGAAATAACAGATGCTATAGAAATTTACTTAACTAATCAAAATTATAAAGTATTTAAGGGCTATAATGGGAAGGAAGCTCTAGAAATATTTGATAAGGAGAATATACACTTAATAATTATGGATATTATGATGCCTGTACTTGATGGATCTTGTGCAACCATGAAGATAAGAGAAAAAAGCACAGTACCAATTATAATGTTATCTGCAAAATCAGAGGATATGGACAAGATACTCGGACTTAACATAGGAGCAGATGATTATGTAACAAAACCGTTTAATCCTCTTGAATTAATAGCTAGAGTTAATTCGAATATAAGAAGATATATGAGTTACTCTAGTGGGGTTAAGAAGAAAGATAATGTAATAACAATAGGAAGTATCGAATTAAATGACGATAGCAAAGAAGTATCTATAGATGGTGAAGCTATAAAGACAACACCACTTGAATACAAGATAATTCACTTACTTATGAGTAATCCTAATAAGGTATTCTCAATACAAGAAATATATGAAAAAGTATGGGAAGAACCTGCATACAATGCGGATACAGTGACTGTCCATATAAGAAGAATTAGAGAAAAAATAGAAATAGATACTAAGAATCCAAAATATTTGAAGGTGGTGTGGGGAATTGGATACAAATTTGAAAAACAATAA